A portion of the Bdellovibrio sp. ArHS genome contains these proteins:
- a CDS encoding PilZ domain-containing protein, translating into MKTSQRFATKETAKIEVYGHIGTLVAHLKNLSQTGAFLEVSQGDYVPQKGDLLNMTVQLDSVRRTHNVAAEVIWSKGLGLGICFINKDQVLERMMAKAVSF; encoded by the coding sequence ATGAAAACCTCGCAAAGATTTGCCACAAAAGAAACTGCGAAAATCGAAGTTTATGGCCATATCGGAACTCTGGTTGCGCATTTAAAAAATCTTTCTCAGACCGGCGCCTTTCTTGAGGTGTCACAAGGAGACTACGTCCCGCAAAAGGGCGATCTTCTAAATATGACCGTCCAGCTCGACAGCGTTCGACGTACGCACAACGTTGCGGCAGAAGTGATTTGGAGCAAAGGCCTGGGACTTGGCATTTGTTTTATTAACAAAGATCAGGTTCTGGAAAGAATGATGGCCAAAGCCGTCAGCTTCTAA
- a CDS encoding M14 family metallopeptidase: MKITKVLVAAAFVAVGFLPFQNAYTVDSTQYWMKVRAKDKFERSLIANTGLSIETTREDYVIGVGSLEEKNALERMGLLDVSFPLTDAMDFPAKDAAFHNYAEMTEKLRNLVASHSAISQMSSIGKSVEGRDIWAVRISGNLAQADTVPASLFMGGHHAREHLSIELPIYYIEYLLTEYASGNPRIQRLVNSRDIHIIPMVNPDGAEYDISTGSYKSWRKNRTRNSNGTYGVDLNRNYGYGWGGGGASTSPNSETFRGPNAFSEPETQAIKKYVDTHENITILLSFHTYSQLILYPWGHVYESIANTQDKQVHETMAKKMAEWNGYTPQQSSELYIASGDTTDWSYAEHKIISFTFELDPGNSGWGSGGFYPGAGVIPEVQRKNLEPVLYLIEYSDNPYRVLNSGNGPIFKP; the protein is encoded by the coding sequence ATGAAAATCACCAAGGTGCTCGTTGCAGCCGCTTTTGTGGCGGTTGGCTTTCTGCCTTTTCAAAATGCCTACACTGTTGATTCGACACAATATTGGATGAAGGTGCGCGCCAAAGATAAGTTTGAAAGATCTTTGATTGCCAATACCGGTTTGTCTATTGAAACCACCCGTGAAGATTACGTGATCGGTGTGGGAAGCCTTGAAGAAAAGAATGCTCTGGAGCGCATGGGCTTGCTGGATGTCAGCTTTCCTTTGACCGACGCAATGGACTTCCCCGCAAAAGACGCCGCTTTCCACAACTATGCGGAAATGACTGAAAAACTTCGCAACCTGGTTGCTTCTCACAGCGCGATTTCACAGATGAGTTCGATCGGCAAATCCGTCGAAGGCCGCGATATTTGGGCAGTACGAATCTCCGGCAACTTGGCCCAAGCCGACACCGTTCCCGCTTCTTTATTTATGGGTGGCCACCATGCCCGTGAACATCTGTCGATTGAACTTCCTATTTACTATATTGAGTATCTTCTTACCGAGTACGCCAGCGGCAATCCGCGCATCCAACGTTTGGTCAACAGTCGTGATATTCATATCATTCCCATGGTCAACCCCGATGGCGCGGAATACGATATTTCAACAGGCAGCTATAAATCATGGCGAAAAAATCGCACCCGCAATAGCAACGGAACTTACGGCGTCGATTTGAATCGGAACTATGGTTATGGCTGGGGTGGCGGCGGTGCCAGCACCAGTCCGAACAGTGAAACTTTCCGGGGCCCTAACGCTTTCAGTGAACCTGAAACGCAAGCCATTAAGAAGTACGTGGACACTCATGAAAACATCACGATCCTTCTTTCATTCCACACTTATTCTCAGTTAATTCTTTATCCTTGGGGCCATGTCTACGAAAGCATCGCCAATACCCAGGACAAACAAGTTCACGAAACCATGGCAAAAAAAATGGCCGAGTGGAACGGCTACACTCCTCAACAATCCTCAGAGCTCTATATTGCTAGCGGCGACACCACGGATTGGTCTTATGCCGAACACAAGATCATCTCTTTCACCTTTGAACTGGATCCTGGCAACAGCGGTTGGGGATCTGGGGGCTTCTATCCTGGCGCAGGCGTGATTCCGGAAGTACAAAGAAAAAATCTGGAACCTGTTCTGTATTTGATTGAATACTCTGACAACCCTTACCGGGTTCTGAATTCTGGTAACGGACCTATCTTCAAACCTTAA
- a CDS encoding thymidylate synthase, whose translation MKQYHDLIKFVLENGTKKEDRTGTGTISTFGYQMRYNLEEGFPLLTTKKLHTRSIFHELLWFLKGETNIKYLHDNKVTIWDEWADENGNLGPVYGKQWRSWETADGRTIDQISNVVEQIKKNPNSRRLLVVAFNPGDVDKMALPPCHAFFQFYVANGKLSCQLYQRSADIFLGVPFNIASYALLTHMIAQVCDLGVGDFVHTLGDAHLYTNHLEQAQLQLTRDFRPLPQLKLNPEVKDLFAFTYEDIEIVGYDPHPAIKAPVAV comes from the coding sequence ATGAAGCAGTACCACGATCTTATTAAGTTCGTTCTTGAAAATGGCACAAAAAAAGAAGACCGCACCGGAACCGGAACTATTTCCACTTTCGGCTATCAAATGCGCTACAACCTCGAAGAAGGTTTTCCTCTTTTAACGACAAAGAAGTTGCACACGCGGTCGATCTTTCATGAACTTTTATGGTTCCTTAAAGGTGAAACAAATATCAAATATCTGCACGACAACAAAGTAACCATCTGGGATGAGTGGGCGGATGAAAACGGCAACTTAGGACCGGTCTATGGTAAACAGTGGCGCTCTTGGGAAACCGCCGATGGTCGTACGATCGATCAAATTTCCAACGTGGTTGAACAAATCAAAAAAAATCCGAATTCTCGACGCCTTTTAGTCGTGGCGTTCAATCCGGGCGATGTTGATAAAATGGCGCTGCCACCCTGCCATGCCTTTTTCCAATTCTATGTGGCTAACGGCAAACTGTCTTGTCAGCTTTATCAAAGAAGTGCCGATATTTTTCTAGGCGTGCCCTTCAATATCGCCAGCTATGCCTTACTGACTCATATGATCGCTCAAGTCTGTGATTTGGGTGTCGGTGATTTCGTTCATACTCTGGGCGATGCGCACCTTTACACGAATCATCTGGAGCAGGCGCAACTGCAACTGACTCGTGACTTCCGTCCTCTTCCTCAGTTGAAGCTAAATCCAGAGGTGAAGGATCTTTTCGCCTTCACTTACGAGGATATTGAAATCGTAGGCTACGACCCGCATCCTGCGATCAAAGCGCCGGTGGCTGTATGA
- a CDS encoding lytic transglycosylase domain-containing protein, giving the protein MKKLSVSILCAILSVASIAGAQGDIAAQVVPQVLGRSPEEVRPWRAPSYADQSASLGYHDSAFSIPKGMEKQVQFWIDVYTKYTTEQGVIHDSENVETVYEIVDLKGLKTEREKQKKVDEVKKVIAARLATPEEGERLRFQLGQKDRMQDAIFYSGRYLEDMEKIFRDNKVPVELTRLAFVESSFNIMARSKVGASGIWQIMPYTARPYKMISPVVDKRNHPLEATKLAAKLLRQNYNMLESWPLAVTGYNHGPTGVLKMTRSYETRELGELVQNVRSRKSFGFASRNFYASFLAALEVEKNANKYYGSVVWSKPLPAQELKLPVSVKYKEIVGWFDGDDSKAQVYNPHLTQKARKGHPIPAQTVISVPKDKYNVALISLARKNRTVAMEDKKSR; this is encoded by the coding sequence ATGAAAAAGCTGAGTGTCTCAATATTATGCGCAATCTTATCTGTCGCTTCTATCGCGGGAGCGCAAGGTGATATTGCTGCGCAAGTGGTGCCCCAGGTATTGGGAAGAAGTCCTGAAGAAGTTCGCCCTTGGCGTGCACCTTCCTATGCGGATCAATCTGCCTCCTTGGGCTATCACGACAGTGCCTTTTCCATTCCTAAAGGCATGGAAAAACAGGTTCAGTTTTGGATCGATGTCTATACCAAATACACGACAGAACAAGGTGTTATTCACGATTCAGAAAATGTCGAAACAGTTTATGAAATTGTCGATCTCAAAGGTCTTAAGACCGAGCGTGAAAAGCAAAAGAAAGTCGATGAAGTAAAAAAAGTCATCGCGGCTCGCTTGGCAACTCCTGAAGAAGGGGAACGCTTGCGCTTTCAATTGGGTCAGAAAGATCGCATGCAAGACGCGATTTTCTATTCCGGTCGTTACCTTGAAGACATGGAAAAAATTTTCCGAGACAACAAAGTTCCTGTGGAACTGACGCGTCTGGCATTTGTCGAAAGCTCGTTCAATATCATGGCTCGTTCCAAAGTGGGAGCAAGCGGCATTTGGCAGATCATGCCTTACACCGCTCGCCCTTATAAGATGATTTCTCCCGTTGTAGATAAACGAAATCATCCGCTGGAAGCGACAAAGCTTGCGGCAAAACTTCTTCGTCAGAACTACAATATGCTTGAATCCTGGCCTTTGGCGGTCACGGGTTACAATCACGGACCGACCGGCGTTTTAAAAATGACCAGAAGCTATGAAACCCGCGAATTGGGTGAGCTGGTGCAAAACGTTCGTTCGCGCAAAAGCTTTGGTTTTGCTTCAAGAAACTTTTATGCAAGTTTCCTTGCCGCCTTGGAAGTTGAAAAGAACGCGAATAAATATTACGGCTCCGTCGTATGGTCCAAACCTTTGCCGGCTCAGGAATTAAAACTTCCCGTGTCTGTGAAGTATAAAGAGATTGTGGGCTGGTTTGACGGCGATGACTCAAAAGCTCAGGTGTATAATCCGCATCTGACTCAAAAAGCTCGCAAAGGTCATCCTATTCCGGCCCAAACGGTGATTTCAGTTCCGAAGGATAAATACAATGTGGCTTTGATTTCTCTAGCACGGAAAAATCGTACCGTGGCTATGGAAGATAAGAAAAGTCGTTAG
- a CDS encoding helix-turn-helix domain-containing protein, with amino-acid sequence MPKRKNLKIAIMAYDAVSIGFVLLIRDVFKIANMVLESDFYELEIISYKQRHVGDGEVSLQAKAPGKAYDYIIVPPATDFKPSFLNNYEKEGRLLQAYRDKGSVIVSSCLGSLIVAQAGLLDGASATTHWAWLDFAKQKFPEVQWNIQKMICETSEFITAGGYLAAIDLLLSIIGRSSGKNVAQKVGKIILAETIRESQSIFSMKLVLPGKAGSGFENLEAWVENNLRRDIQVNDMAEFSLMSLRTFQRKFSEAFGISPQRYLQIKRVEKAKQLLSDQSLSLEEILERVGLGDPSAFRKVFKREIGLSPSEFRRRSIS; translated from the coding sequence ATGCCAAAACGAAAAAACCTAAAGATCGCCATTATGGCTTATGATGCTGTCAGTATCGGCTTTGTCCTTCTTATCAGGGACGTATTCAAGATTGCAAACATGGTATTAGAGAGTGATTTTTACGAGTTAGAGATCATTAGCTACAAACAACGCCATGTCGGCGATGGCGAGGTCTCTCTTCAGGCGAAGGCCCCAGGAAAGGCATACGACTATATTATTGTACCTCCGGCGACAGACTTTAAACCTTCGTTCTTAAATAACTATGAAAAAGAAGGCCGTTTGCTACAGGCATATCGAGACAAGGGTTCTGTGATTGTCTCCTCTTGTCTGGGCAGTCTGATTGTGGCTCAGGCCGGACTCTTGGATGGAGCCTCAGCGACCACGCATTGGGCCTGGCTGGATTTTGCAAAACAGAAGTTTCCAGAAGTTCAGTGGAACATTCAAAAAATGATCTGTGAAACGTCGGAATTCATCACAGCGGGAGGTTACTTAGCGGCTATCGATCTTTTACTAAGTATTATTGGCAGAAGTTCCGGGAAAAATGTGGCCCAGAAAGTAGGGAAGATTATTCTGGCGGAAACGATTCGCGAAAGTCAGTCGATATTCTCGATGAAGCTGGTACTTCCAGGTAAAGCGGGAAGTGGATTTGAAAACCTGGAAGCTTGGGTCGAGAACAATCTGCGCAGGGATATTCAGGTAAATGATATGGCCGAGTTTTCTCTGATGAGTCTTAGGACTTTCCAAAGAAAGTTTTCAGAAGCCTTTGGAATCAGTCCGCAGAGGTATTTACAGATCAAGCGTGTTGAAAAGGCCAAACAGCTTCTTTCCGATCAATCATTAAGTCTGGAAGAGATTTTAGAAAGAGTCGGGCTCGGAGACCCCTCGGCTTTTCGCAAAGTTTTTAAGCGTGAAATCGGTTTAAGTCCTTCAGAGTTTCGTCGCCGGTCAATTAGCTAA
- a CDS encoding MlaD family protein: MTETATEQRVKALKAGWYIWLFPAFAIAISVWLFWGYWQQRGPHIKIFFDDGSQIQPGKTQIRYRGVTIGDVHKVMISRDKKDVVAHAILYKHAEEFAVEGTRFWLVTPKVSLQGVSGLETLIEGAYISVDPGKIGGPIKKEFKGKEGGESKDPLEDTSTYQLETSNLGSVSAGDSVTFRGLKVGTVTKEILSKTGQTVLLQINILNRYVRVVRTNTVFWRSSGIKAKLGLFKSELKIDALDTVLRGGVELATPSPAGEMAKAQAKFSLLAEPPKDYEKWNTVLE; this comes from the coding sequence ATGACTGAAACAGCCACAGAACAACGTGTGAAAGCCCTGAAAGCTGGATGGTATATCTGGTTATTCCCCGCCTTTGCTATTGCCATTTCAGTGTGGCTTTTTTGGGGTTATTGGCAGCAGCGTGGTCCCCATATAAAAATCTTCTTTGATGATGGCTCGCAGATTCAACCCGGTAAAACACAAATTCGTTACCGAGGAGTGACGATCGGTGATGTTCACAAAGTGATGATCTCTAGAGACAAAAAGGACGTTGTGGCGCATGCTATTTTGTATAAACACGCTGAAGAATTCGCAGTGGAAGGCACCCGCTTCTGGTTGGTCACCCCCAAAGTCAGCCTGCAGGGCGTTTCTGGCCTCGAGACCCTGATCGAAGGGGCTTATATTTCCGTCGATCCCGGAAAAATCGGTGGCCCCATAAAAAAGGAATTCAAAGGCAAAGAGGGCGGAGAATCCAAAGACCCTCTTGAGGACACTAGCACTTATCAACTGGAAACTAGCAATCTCGGTTCTGTCAGCGCCGGCGACTCGGTCACCTTTCGCGGATTGAAAGTCGGCACCGTCACGAAAGAAATCTTGTCCAAGACCGGGCAAACCGTTCTTCTGCAAATCAATATTTTAAATCGTTATGTTCGTGTCGTCAGAACAAACACTGTGTTTTGGCGTTCTTCCGGGATTAAGGCGAAGTTAGGTTTATTCAAATCCGAACTAAAAATCGACGCTCTGGATACGGTTCTTCGTGGCGGAGTCGAGCTTGCAACACCTTCACCCGCAGGAGAAATGGCGAAGGCTCAAGCGAAATTTTCTTTACTCGCAGAGCCCCCGAAAGACTATGAAAAGTGGAACACGGTTCTGGAATAA
- a CDS encoding dihydrofolate reductase produces the protein MILTHVVACSKNHVIGTQGGLPWSLPEDMKFFRDTTKGHIMIMGRKTFDSFNGRSLPHRYHIVITRDPSKHSFPSTESSPVVFVSSLDEAVAHAKPLTEKWGDEVFIIGGGEIYKQSMAITDKVYLTLIHQEFPGDTYYPQIDEKVFTQTARRDVELPIPFSFLTYIRK, from the coding sequence ATGATTTTAACCCACGTTGTGGCCTGCTCAAAAAATCATGTCATCGGAACTCAGGGAGGCCTTCCTTGGAGTCTTCCTGAAGACATGAAATTTTTCCGCGATACTACAAAGGGTCATATTATGATCATGGGAAGAAAGACCTTTGACTCGTTCAACGGCCGCTCTCTTCCCCATCGCTATCACATCGTGATCACGCGTGATCCGTCAAAACACAGCTTTCCGTCCACAGAATCCAGCCCGGTGGTTTTTGTTTCTTCTCTCGACGAAGCGGTGGCACACGCCAAGCCTCTGACTGAAAAATGGGGCGACGAAGTTTTTATTATCGGCGGCGGAGAAATCTACAAGCAGTCCATGGCCATAACCGACAAAGTGTATCTGACCCTTATTCATCAGGAGTTCCCGGGTGACACCTATTACCCGCAAATCGACGAAAAGGTTTTCACACAGACCGCACGTCGTGACGTCGAACTGCCCATTCCATTTTCGTTTCTTACCTACATTCGCAAATAG
- the murB gene encoding UDP-N-acetylmuramate dehydrogenase, protein MQIRTKVDLSSFNTLQLRSQAEHFAELYSPSDLHALQNDSSLKKLNWNILGGGSNLVLPSSISGLVLKVSNQGKELVADDKDFWFVKVQAGEVWNDFVQWTLQQGYWGLENLSLIPGTAGASPIQNIGAYGVEVKDSIWEVTCLDLQSGETKKLNNKECQFAYRDSYFKNDGAGRYLVWDVTFRLPKQNILHLEYGDIRKELERQQLAADPRTIANAVIHIRQSKLPDPKVIGNAGSFFKNPIVSKEMRDAILMKHTDLVSYPYLSTNFKLAAGWLIDRAGWKGKKLGPVGMFEKQALVLVNHGGASADDVWKLANQVSGDVKNMFGVEIEPEPIRW, encoded by the coding sequence ATGCAGATTCGCACAAAAGTTGACCTTAGCTCATTTAATACTCTTCAATTGCGCTCACAAGCAGAGCACTTTGCAGAGCTCTACTCCCCTTCGGATTTGCATGCTCTGCAAAATGATTCTTCCCTAAAAAAGTTGAATTGGAATATTTTAGGTGGCGGAAGCAACCTTGTACTTCCCTCTTCCATCTCTGGCTTAGTGCTGAAGGTTTCAAATCAAGGAAAAGAACTTGTCGCCGACGACAAGGATTTTTGGTTCGTGAAAGTGCAAGCGGGCGAAGTTTGGAATGATTTCGTGCAGTGGACTTTGCAGCAGGGTTACTGGGGATTAGAAAATCTTTCTCTTATTCCGGGAACTGCGGGCGCTTCGCCAATTCAGAATATCGGGGCTTATGGCGTCGAAGTGAAAGACAGCATTTGGGAAGTCACCTGTCTGGACTTACAATCTGGCGAAACAAAAAAGCTGAACAACAAGGAATGCCAGTTCGCCTATCGTGACAGTTATTTTAAAAACGACGGTGCTGGTCGCTATCTTGTCTGGGATGTGACCTTCCGTTTGCCCAAACAGAACATTCTGCATCTTGAATACGGAGACATCCGTAAAGAACTGGAGCGCCAACAACTGGCTGCAGATCCACGCACTATTGCCAACGCCGTCATTCACATTCGTCAGTCCAAGCTTCCCGATCCAAAAGTCATAGGAAACGCAGGCAGCTTCTTCAAAAATCCCATCGTTTCAAAAGAAATGCGCGACGCCATTTTAATGAAACATACGGACCTGGTCAGTTATCCTTACCTGAGCACGAATTTCAAACTTGCCGCCGGGTGGTTGATTGATAGAGCTGGCTGGAAAGGCAAAAAATTAGGGCCTGTCGGCATGTTTGAAAAGCAGGCTTTGGTTCTGGTGAATCACGGTGGCGCCTCTGCAGACGACGTCTGGAAACTTGCCAATCAGGTCAGTGGCGACGTAAAAAATATGTTCGGCGTGGAAATCGAGCCAGAACCCATTCGCTGGTAA
- a CDS encoding TetR/AcrR family transcriptional regulator, with product MSQSLEKEKAKKTKIIVKAPTQERSRQTVATILDACSRLLISEGFYSITTDKIAKEAGVSIGSLYQFFGNKESVVQAVVKNIVEEDKRLISEKMRAISPLPPEQRVKAMIELAVETIRRNSELRAKLTTIQYYVAEAAYMSESIRFFQEVVRYNLPPIPGRDMDKVSYLVVNAFIGLVNTMSIDKPEAIHDAGIVKEIHQLFFKYLDIGSSMETTATNASRAKGDFI from the coding sequence ATGAGTCAGTCACTTGAGAAAGAAAAAGCAAAGAAAACTAAGATCATCGTGAAAGCGCCGACACAAGAGCGTTCAAGACAAACGGTGGCAACCATCTTAGATGCCTGCTCTCGTTTGTTAATTTCCGAAGGCTTTTACTCGATAACGACAGATAAAATTGCGAAAGAAGCTGGCGTCAGCATCGGGTCCCTTTATCAGTTTTTTGGCAACAAGGAATCCGTCGTTCAAGCCGTGGTTAAAAACATCGTCGAAGAGGACAAGCGCCTTATTAGTGAAAAAATGCGCGCGATCTCTCCCCTTCCCCCTGAACAGCGTGTGAAAGCTATGATCGAACTTGCCGTGGAAACAATCCGCCGCAACTCAGAACTGCGCGCCAAACTAACAACGATCCAATATTATGTTGCTGAAGCCGCTTATATGTCCGAATCCATTCGCTTCTTCCAAGAGGTGGTTCGTTACAATCTTCCGCCGATTCCAGGCCGCGACATGGACAAGGTTTCTTATCTAGTCGTCAATGCCTTTATCGGTTTGGTAAATACAATGTCTATCGATAAGCCCGAAGCTATCCACGATGCGGGCATTGTAAAAGAAATCCATCAATTGTTCTTTAAATATTTGGACATAGGTTCATCGATGGAGACAACTGCGACGAACGCTTCCCGCGCAAAGGGCGACTTTATTTAA
- a CDS encoding MBL fold metallo-hydrolase, which produces MTFINLPPAPPHIEIVHVGGPTVLIEIDGYKIITDPTFDEAQSIYPGPVTLHKTEAPAVDRKDLGKIDLVLLTHDEHADNLDHSGRELLPLAQHVLTTQSGAKRLKNNAVGMSPWDERRFRTPNGRELKITATPAQHGPEGIEAVVGEVIGFVITDVNSQQDLFYITGDTVWYPGVKMVVDTFKPKYIFAFAGAAHPTEVPVRLTMDTNEVLSLSHASPNSKIIPVHQDNWQHFTQGKMLMDTAFAMFGLQKRLIDLAPGTRMILNTADNN; this is translated from the coding sequence ATGACATTCATCAATCTTCCACCCGCACCCCCTCATATCGAAATCGTTCACGTTGGCGGCCCCACAGTGCTTATCGAAATCGATGGCTACAAAATTATTACAGATCCCACCTTTGACGAGGCTCAGTCGATTTACCCTGGCCCAGTGACTTTGCATAAAACCGAGGCCCCTGCCGTAGATCGCAAAGATCTTGGCAAGATCGATCTTGTTTTGCTGACTCACGATGAACACGCCGACAACCTAGATCACTCTGGACGAGAGCTTCTGCCCTTGGCTCAACACGTTCTCACCACGCAATCCGGCGCCAAACGACTGAAAAACAATGCGGTGGGTATGTCACCATGGGACGAAAGAAGATTTCGCACTCCCAACGGAAGAGAGCTTAAAATCACGGCGACTCCAGCGCAACATGGCCCCGAAGGAATCGAAGCCGTTGTTGGTGAAGTCATCGGATTCGTGATCACGGATGTAAACTCTCAACAAGATCTTTTCTATATCACTGGCGACACGGTTTGGTATCCCGGAGTCAAAATGGTGGTCGATACATTTAAGCCGAAATACATTTTCGCGTTTGCTGGCGCCGCCCATCCAACCGAAGTTCCCGTACGTCTAACCATGGATACCAACGAAGTACTTTCCTTGTCACACGCGTCTCCCAATTCGAAAATCATTCCAGTTCACCAGGATAACTGGCAGCACTTCACCCAAGGTAAAATGCTCATGGACACTGCGTTTGCGATGTTTGGCCTGCAAAAAAGACTTATCGATCTTGCACCCGGAACTCGCATGATTCTGAATACTGCTGACAATAATTAG
- a CDS encoding alpha/beta hydrolase: MFIKKIRPLCVGFVTVLWCLGTQAVSIPNELGEPTAGGFPRESSSAYQIIYGSVKVGNEVQRVIVTKPAGDKPSPALLFVGGLGCYSMDFSGTGPKPDAYHRIIDFVARLGFVTMRVEKTGMGDSKGTPCQLQSFQRELAGFKAGMKALASYPFVQKDRLYIFGHSIGGVIAPFIAQEVSVKKIAVYGSLATKWFDYDISNHRRQFLLAGYQPNQVAGIMNRIALVSQEFYKYKKTPQEILTKYPDMNHYFQMQAHWTYMQELGDVDPVADISQARTAVVVFSGSSDFIGSQWSEFISMAAQINGFGTSSVKLVAVPNGDHFIRKASSQLSSFNGKEPNESPLPFQESFLEQIKTDFLEL, encoded by the coding sequence ATGTTTATTAAAAAAATCAGGCCGCTTTGTGTAGGATTTGTGACTGTTTTGTGGTGTCTTGGCACTCAAGCCGTCTCAATTCCAAATGAGTTGGGAGAGCCCACCGCTGGCGGCTTCCCGCGAGAATCCAGTTCTGCCTATCAAATTATTTATGGCTCGGTCAAAGTTGGCAATGAAGTTCAACGAGTGATTGTGACTAAACCCGCTGGCGATAAACCTTCACCGGCACTTCTCTTCGTCGGTGGCTTAGGCTGCTATTCGATGGATTTTTCGGGTACAGGCCCGAAGCCGGATGCCTATCACCGCATTATTGATTTTGTGGCGCGCCTAGGCTTTGTAACCATGCGAGTGGAAAAGACAGGCATGGGTGATAGCAAAGGAACCCCTTGCCAGTTACAAAGTTTTCAACGGGAGTTAGCTGGATTCAAAGCCGGAATGAAAGCTTTGGCCAGTTACCCTTTTGTGCAAAAAGATCGTCTCTATATTTTTGGTCATAGTATTGGCGGCGTGATCGCTCCCTTTATAGCCCAAGAAGTGAGCGTTAAAAAAATTGCGGTCTATGGAAGCTTAGCCACAAAATGGTTTGATTATGACATCTCTAACCATCGCCGCCAGTTTCTTCTTGCAGGCTATCAACCTAATCAGGTTGCCGGAATCATGAATAGAATTGCTTTGGTTTCTCAGGAATTTTATAAATACAAAAAAACACCCCAAGAAATTCTGACCAAGTACCCCGACATGAACCATTACTTTCAAATGCAAGCACATTGGACTTATATGCAAGAGTTAGGTGATGTTGATCCGGTTGCGGATATCAGCCAGGCACGAACAGCCGTGGTAGTTTTTTCGGGCTCTTCGGATTTTATCGGCTCGCAATGGTCAGAATTTATTTCGATGGCCGCGCAAATTAACGGATTTGGAACCAGTTCCGTCAAACTGGTGGCCGTTCCCAACGGAGACCATTTCATTCGCAAAGCCTCTTCGCAACTGAGCAGTTTTAACGGCAAGGAACCCAATGAGAGCCCACTGCCCTTTCAAGAGTCTTTCCTTGAGCAAATCAAGACGGACTTTTTGGAACTCTAA
- a CDS encoding paraquat-inducible protein A, whose translation MEETKTPTRYLVCEVCGYHMPVPVHVRATIICDRCGSRNTRLNPKSTKLTAAFSFTALILYLPANFFPFMTLEIYGNKTTSTIWSGILQLSDTGYWPIAIIVFLASILIPLMKLLILFYLSATAKNNRRARFKTTLYHIVEAIGRWSMLDIFLLAVLVAIMKLGNLAEVRPESGSIMFLLVVIFTMLASAYFDPQMLWERESDD comes from the coding sequence ATGGAAGAAACGAAAACGCCGACGCGATATTTGGTCTGTGAGGTTTGCGGGTATCATATGCCTGTTCCCGTTCACGTGCGCGCCACAATTATTTGTGATCGTTGCGGAAGTCGGAATACTCGCCTTAATCCCAAATCAACTAAACTGACTGCGGCCTTTTCATTCACGGCATTGATCCTTTATTTGCCCGCCAATTTCTTTCCATTTATGACCTTAGAAATCTATGGCAACAAAACCACGTCTACAATCTGGAGCGGCATCCTGCAGCTGTCCGACACGGGTTACTGGCCAATAGCGATTATTGTATTTTTAGCCAGCATTCTGATTCCGCTGATGAAGCTGCTCATTTTGTTCTATCTGTCAGCCACAGCTAAAAACAACCGACGCGCGCGCTTTAAGACCACGCTTTATCATATTGTCGAAGCCATCGGTCGCTGGTCGATGCTGGACATTTTTCTTTTAGCGGTCTTAGTTGCCATTATGAAATTAGGAAACCTGGCCGAAGTTCGACCGGAATCAGGATCCATCATGTTCCTGCTTGTCGTGATTTTTACGATGCTCGCATCGGCGTACTTCGATCCACAAATGTTATGGGAAAGAGAAAGCGATGACTGA